From Phenylobacterium immobile (ATCC 35973), a single genomic window includes:
- a CDS encoding quinone oxidoreductase family protein: protein MKAAFLNKTGDHTVFEYGDLPDPTPSAGEILVRVRASSVNHVDTVWRSGIRPYFKISPPHVLGYEAAGDVVGVGPGVTAYKVGDAVIARTKSGAYAELALADVNATSLLPEGVSYEEGCSLAGTGPTAFRMVVRRAAVRPGETVLVTAAASGTGSLIAQIAKASGARVIATAGGRRKRDIVLGLGVDEVIDHYEEDVGKRVLDLTDGKGADAAIDAVFDQSLFDAILSSLRPGGRLVIYGNIAAQQVNLSARTIFSKGLSIIGGQGADPRTAASEQAIDRAALMTLAAGGRLKVLVDRVLPLAQAGEAHRAMDAHEPAGKIILTP from the coding sequence CGGCGAAATTCTGGTCCGCGTCCGCGCTTCGTCGGTGAACCATGTGGATACGGTCTGGCGTTCGGGCATCCGGCCCTACTTCAAGATCAGCCCACCTCACGTGCTGGGCTATGAGGCCGCCGGTGACGTGGTCGGGGTCGGGCCTGGCGTCACCGCCTACAAGGTCGGCGACGCCGTGATCGCTCGAACCAAGTCCGGAGCCTACGCGGAGCTGGCGCTGGCTGACGTCAACGCGACCTCCCTCCTGCCCGAAGGCGTCAGCTATGAGGAAGGCTGCTCCCTGGCCGGCACTGGGCCCACGGCCTTCCGCATGGTGGTTCGCCGCGCAGCCGTACGGCCTGGCGAGACCGTCCTGGTCACCGCCGCGGCCAGCGGCACCGGCAGCTTGATCGCTCAGATCGCGAAGGCGTCGGGCGCCCGCGTGATCGCCACGGCCGGCGGCCGACGCAAGCGCGACATCGTGCTGGGCCTTGGCGTCGACGAGGTGATCGATCATTACGAGGAAGATGTCGGCAAGCGCGTCCTGGACCTGACGGACGGCAAGGGCGCAGACGCCGCCATCGACGCGGTCTTCGACCAGTCGCTATTCGATGCGATTCTCTCCAGCCTGCGGCCGGGCGGCCGCTTGGTGATCTACGGCAACATCGCCGCGCAGCAGGTGAATCTCTCGGCGCGCACGATCTTCTCGAAAGGTCTTTCGATCATCGGCGGCCAGGGCGCCGACCCACGCACAGCGGCGTCCGAACAGGCGATCGACCGCGCCGCCCTGATGACGCTCGCGGCCGGCGGACGCCTCAAGGTCCTGGTCGACCGGGTCCTGCCCCTGGCTCAGGCCGGCGAGGCCCATCGCGCCATGGACGCCCACGAACCGGCCGGAAAGATCATCCTGACACCCTGA
- a CDS encoding Gfo/Idh/MocA family protein translates to MSVSPPALRVGLIGVGFGAKVHAPAFQSEGCEITAVVARRHERAEAAKAQLGAKHAFTDFHAMLQLDEIDAVAIASPPADHREMVLAALAAGKHVLCEKPFALNVAEAEEMRAAAARSGLTAMVAHEFRFTAGRMRVKELLDEGYIGAPRFVRASLLMNRPAPAEPLEFLAQRDDAEAGAGLLFALGSHYIDGLLHWLGPVASVSGDLRTFAGDRVSEGGLVQASADNFLLVTLRFESGAIAQLTASAAAPFAAVSSIELYGEAGTLVTPQTGGNPPPHGPVLGARLGEPALAELDIPERLRSFSDDRDERLFAFRLLVRAFKAGVAAGTSPAPNFDDGLRVQRVLDAVRRSAATGEAVTISPGV, encoded by the coding sequence ATGTCCGTTTCTCCGCCCGCCCTGCGCGTCGGCCTCATTGGCGTCGGCTTCGGGGCCAAGGTCCACGCTCCGGCGTTTCAATCGGAAGGCTGCGAGATCACCGCCGTCGTCGCGCGCCGGCACGAACGGGCGGAGGCGGCGAAGGCGCAGCTGGGCGCCAAGCACGCCTTCACCGACTTCCACGCCATGCTGCAGCTCGACGAAATCGACGCCGTGGCTATCGCCTCGCCGCCGGCTGACCACCGCGAGATGGTGCTGGCCGCACTGGCGGCCGGCAAGCATGTGCTTTGCGAAAAGCCCTTCGCGCTCAATGTCGCCGAGGCCGAAGAGATGCGCGCCGCGGCGGCCCGCTCGGGTCTGACGGCGATGGTCGCTCATGAATTCCGCTTCACCGCCGGTCGCATGCGGGTGAAGGAGCTGCTCGACGAAGGCTACATCGGCGCACCGCGCTTCGTCCGGGCAAGCTTGCTGATGAACCGGCCGGCGCCCGCCGAGCCCCTGGAGTTCCTGGCTCAGCGGGACGACGCGGAGGCGGGCGCGGGCCTCTTGTTCGCGCTCGGCTCGCACTACATCGACGGCCTGTTGCATTGGCTGGGTCCGGTGGCCAGCGTCTCGGGCGATCTGAGGACTTTTGCGGGCGACCGTGTGAGCGAAGGCGGGTTGGTGCAGGCCAGCGCGGACAATTTCCTGCTGGTCACCCTGCGCTTCGAGAGTGGGGCCATCGCCCAGCTCACCGCCTCCGCCGCGGCGCCCTTCGCCGCCGTCAGCAGCATTGAGCTCTACGGCGAAGCGGGGACTCTGGTGACGCCTCAGACCGGCGGCAATCCGCCGCCGCATGGCCCTGTTCTGGGCGCGCGGCTGGGCGAACCGGCCCTGGCCGAGTTGGATATCCCCGAGCGCCTCCGGTCGTTCAGCGACGACCGCGATGAGCGGTTGTTCGCCTTCCGCCTGCTGGTGCGCGCCTTCAAGGCGGGCGTCGCTGCGGGGACGTCGCCAGCGCCCAATTTCGACGACGGGCTTCGCGTCCAGCGGGTGTTGGACGCGGTACGTCGTTCGGCCGCAACCGGCGAGGCCGTCACGATCTCGCCGGGCGTTTGA
- the rfbA gene encoding glucose-1-phosphate thymidylyltransferase RfbA — protein MSGRRGIILAGGAGTRLHPLTLATSKQLLPVYDKPMIYYPMSVLMLAGVREILLITTPEDQAGFKRLLGDGSQFGIELTYVVQPTPGGLAEAYILGEEFVGGQPSVMILGDNIFFGHDFRQILTSADERTTGATVFGYPVHDPERYGVVDLDANKKAISIEEKPLKPKSNYAVTGLYFYDGRAPEMAKTLTRSARGELEITALNQLYLEAGELHVELLGRGFAWEDAGTHDSLIAAAELIRVFERRQGLRIGCLEEIGYDQGWIDRDQLLAAAKVQAKSEYGRYLIELAERPREA, from the coding sequence ATGAGCGGCAGGCGTGGAATCATCCTGGCGGGCGGCGCGGGCACGCGGCTTCACCCCCTGACGCTGGCGACCTCCAAGCAGTTGCTGCCGGTCTACGACAAGCCGATGATCTACTACCCCATGTCGGTGCTGATGCTGGCCGGCGTGCGCGAGATTCTCCTGATCACCACGCCGGAAGATCAGGCGGGCTTCAAGCGCTTGCTGGGCGACGGCTCGCAGTTCGGCATCGAGCTCACCTATGTGGTCCAGCCGACGCCCGGCGGTCTGGCCGAGGCCTACATCCTGGGCGAGGAATTCGTCGGCGGGCAGCCCTCGGTGATGATCCTCGGCGACAACATCTTCTTCGGCCACGATTTCCGCCAGATCCTGACCTCGGCGGATGAGCGGACCACTGGCGCCACGGTCTTCGGCTATCCGGTCCACGACCCGGAGCGCTATGGCGTGGTCGATCTGGACGCCAACAAGAAGGCGATCTCCATCGAGGAGAAGCCGCTGAAGCCGAAGTCCAACTATGCGGTGACCGGCCTCTATTTCTATGACGGCCGCGCGCCGGAGATGGCCAAGACCTTGACGCGCTCGGCGCGGGGCGAACTTGAGATCACCGCGCTCAACCAGCTCTATCTGGAAGCTGGCGAACTGCACGTCGAGTTGCTGGGCCGGGGATTCGCCTGGGAAGACGCCGGCACCCACGACAGCCTGATCGCCGCCGCCGAACTGATCCGCGTGTTCGAGCGCCGCCAGGGCCTGCGCATCGGCTGCCTGGAGGAGATCGGCTACGACCAGGGCTGGATCGATCGCGACCAGCTGCTGGCCGCAGCCAAGGTGCAGGCCAAGAGCGAGTACGGGCGTTACCTCATCGAACTGGCCGAACGTCCGCGCGAAGCCTAG
- the rfbD gene encoding dTDP-4-dehydrorhamnose reductase encodes MSVRILQFGLSGQLGQELIRQADGEVEIAVLSRADADLANAAACAARVRESDADLVVIAAAYTAVDLAETERDLAFAVNAETPAAIAAACAETGKALVNFSTDYVFDGTKASAYLPGDPTAPLNVYGASKQAGEAAVLAACDRALILRTSWVVSAHGKNFVKTMLRLARGGQSPKVVDDQVGRPTSAADLAGFVLAQAQTLASAQGGAPVFGLHHFANAGETSWRGLAQAVFDEALGDETREVAPIATADWPTPAARPARGVLDTTSLEATFGVSPRPWRAALSDIIGDLAELEQA; translated from the coding sequence ATGAGCGTCCGGATTTTGCAGTTCGGCCTGAGCGGCCAGCTCGGCCAGGAGCTGATCCGCCAGGCGGACGGCGAGGTGGAGATCGCGGTCCTGTCGCGCGCGGACGCCGACCTCGCCAACGCCGCCGCCTGCGCCGCGCGGGTGCGCGAGAGCGACGCCGACCTGGTGGTGATCGCCGCGGCGTACACCGCGGTCGACCTTGCCGAAACCGAGCGTGACCTGGCGTTCGCCGTCAACGCCGAGACCCCGGCCGCGATCGCCGCGGCCTGTGCGGAAACGGGTAAGGCGCTGGTCAATTTCTCGACCGACTATGTGTTCGACGGGACCAAGGCCTCAGCCTACCTGCCGGGCGACCCGACCGCGCCGCTGAACGTTTACGGCGCATCGAAGCAAGCCGGCGAAGCGGCGGTGCTAGCCGCTTGCGACCGCGCCCTGATTTTGCGCACCTCCTGGGTCGTCTCGGCGCACGGTAAGAATTTCGTCAAGACAATGCTGCGCCTGGCGCGTGGCGGCCAATCGCCCAAGGTCGTCGATGATCAGGTTGGACGCCCAACCTCGGCGGCTGATCTCGCCGGCTTTGTGCTGGCCCAAGCTCAGACCCTGGCCTCGGCGCAGGGCGGCGCGCCGGTGTTCGGTCTCCATCACTTCGCCAATGCTGGCGAGACCAGCTGGCGGGGACTGGCTCAGGCGGTCTTCGATGAGGCTTTGGGCGACGAGACCCGTGAGGTCGCGCCCATCGCCACCGCAGATTGGCCGACGCCGGCGGCGCGGCCGGCGCGCGGCGTATTGGATACGACGAGCCTCGAAGCCACCTTCGGGGTAAGCCCAAGGCCCTGGCGGGCGGCGCTTTCGGACATCATCGGCGACTTGGCGGAACTGGAGCAGGCATGA
- the rfbB gene encoding dTDP-glucose 4,6-dehydratase, producing MKIIVTGGAGFIGSAVVRRAIADGHQVVNLDKLTYSANLENVAAVAGNPGYAFEQADICDEAAVRTIFAKHQPDAVMHLAAESHNDRAIEGPMDFVKTNVVGTAVLLEAARSYWTGLEGAAKDAFRFHHISTDEVFGALGETGDFTEETPYDPNSPYSASKAGADHLVRAWHRTFGLPMVLTNTSNNYGPHQFPEKLIPTVITRALEGKTIPVYGDGRQVRDWLYVDDHAEALLLVLQKGRLGETYCIGGDSSKRNLEVIQILCEAMDRLAPGNTPHADKITYVTDRPGHDFRYSIDDQKVKKELGWTAKHTLDQGMADTVAWYVDNRAWIDGIRERGFQSERLGLVKA from the coding sequence ATGAAGATCATCGTCACCGGAGGCGCGGGCTTCATCGGATCCGCCGTCGTGCGCCGGGCGATCGCCGACGGCCATCAGGTGGTGAACCTCGACAAGCTGACCTATTCGGCGAACCTGGAGAACGTCGCCGCGGTGGCGGGAAATCCTGGCTACGCGTTTGAACAGGCCGACATCTGCGATGAAGCGGCCGTTCGTACGATCTTCGCCAAACACCAGCCTGACGCGGTGATGCACCTGGCCGCAGAAAGCCACAACGACCGGGCCATCGAAGGCCCGATGGACTTCGTGAAGACCAATGTGGTCGGCACCGCGGTCCTGCTCGAGGCGGCTCGGTCCTACTGGACGGGTCTCGAGGGCGCAGCGAAGGACGCCTTCCGCTTCCATCACATCTCGACCGACGAGGTCTTCGGCGCCCTGGGCGAGACCGGCGATTTCACGGAAGAAACGCCCTACGATCCCAACTCGCCCTACTCCGCCAGCAAGGCCGGCGCCGACCACCTGGTGCGCGCCTGGCACCGCACCTTCGGCCTGCCGATGGTGCTGACCAACACCTCCAACAACTACGGCCCCCACCAGTTTCCTGAGAAACTGATCCCGACGGTGATCACCCGGGCGCTGGAGGGAAAGACGATCCCGGTCTACGGCGACGGCCGGCAGGTCCGCGACTGGCTCTACGTCGACGACCACGCCGAGGCGTTGCTCCTGGTGCTGCAGAAGGGTCGCCTGGGCGAGACCTACTGCATCGGCGGCGATAGCTCGAAGCGCAACCTGGAGGTCATCCAGATTCTCTGTGAGGCGATGGACCGGTTGGCGCCGGGCAATACGCCGCACGCCGACAAAATCACCTACGTCACCGACCGGCCGGGTCACGACTTCCGCTATTCGATCGATGATCAGAAGGTGAAGAAGGAACTGGGCTGGACGGCCAAGCACACGCTCGACCAAGGCATGGCTGACACAGTCGCCTGGTATGTCGACAACCGGGCCTGGATCGATGGCATCCGCGAGCGCGGCTTCCAATCCGAGCGCCTGGGTCTTGTGAAGGCATGA
- a CDS encoding MATE family efflux transporter — protein MRRRKRPDLTTGPIAKTLLVFALPILGSNMLQSINGSANAIWVSHLLGEAALTATANANQIFFLILSGVMGVTLAANVLIGQAAGAGNIELTKRVVGACCFFFVVAGSLLGLLGVTFTPAILDLMGTPADARADAVAYLRVIFATLPMLAFFNFLIMAQRGLGDSRTPFYFSLTMVTTAVLLNPLLIIGWGPLPELGVAGSAAATFIAQAATMGLMLTLLVRRKSILILHRPDWKYLRPDIGLLSTLIGKGVPMSLQMMLVSLSAVTLMSFVNSYGSATAAAYGAVLQIITYVQMPAMALGASVSTMAAQNLGAGRMDRVNRVAGAGVIYALIATATPVLLIYLFEPTILNAFLPRTSPSFEIARHINALILWGFIFFGVSFVFTGVVRANGVVWPPLIIMILALWGVRVPMAWALEGRFGVDAVWWSFPVGSLAMIAMSTAYFLWGPWRKAGLLAEVAER, from the coding sequence TTGCGCCGACGCAAACGGCCGGACCTGACCACGGGGCCCATCGCCAAGACCCTGCTGGTCTTCGCTCTGCCGATCCTTGGCTCGAACATGCTGCAGTCGATCAATGGTTCGGCCAACGCGATCTGGGTCAGCCACCTTTTGGGCGAGGCCGCTTTGACAGCGACCGCCAACGCCAACCAGATCTTCTTCCTGATCCTGAGCGGGGTGATGGGCGTGACGCTCGCGGCCAATGTGCTGATCGGCCAGGCCGCCGGCGCCGGAAACATTGAGCTGACCAAGCGGGTGGTCGGGGCCTGCTGCTTCTTCTTCGTGGTCGCCGGGTCCTTGCTGGGCTTGTTGGGTGTCACCTTCACGCCCGCCATCCTCGACCTGATGGGAACACCCGCGGACGCGCGCGCCGACGCGGTGGCCTATCTGCGCGTGATCTTCGCCACCCTACCGATGCTGGCCTTCTTCAACTTTTTGATCATGGCGCAACGCGGCCTCGGGGATTCGCGCACGCCCTTCTATTTTTCGCTGACCATGGTGACCACCGCCGTGCTGCTCAACCCGCTGCTGATCATCGGCTGGGGCCCTTTGCCTGAGCTCGGCGTTGCGGGATCTGCGGCGGCGACCTTCATCGCCCAGGCTGCGACCATGGGCTTGATGCTGACTTTGCTCGTCCGCCGCAAAAGCATTCTGATCCTACACCGGCCCGACTGGAAGTATCTTCGGCCCGACATCGGCCTCTTGTCGACCCTGATCGGCAAGGGTGTGCCGATGTCCTTGCAGATGATGCTGGTCTCCTTGTCGGCGGTGACGCTGATGAGCTTCGTCAACAGCTACGGATCGGCGACCGCGGCGGCGTATGGGGCGGTCCTGCAGATCATCACCTACGTGCAGATGCCGGCCATGGCGCTCGGCGCCTCGGTCTCGACCATGGCGGCTCAGAACCTGGGCGCCGGCCGGATGGACCGGGTCAACCGCGTCGCCGGCGCCGGCGTTATCTACGCCCTGATCGCCACGGCCACGCCCGTGCTTCTGATCTATCTGTTCGAGCCAACTATTCTGAACGCCTTCCTGCCGCGGACGAGCCCATCCTTTGAGATCGCGCGGCACATCAACGCCCTCATCCTCTGGGGCTTCATATTCTTCGGTGTTTCCTTCGTTTTCACCGGCGTCGTGCGCGCCAACGGCGTGGTCTGGCCGCCACTGATCATCATGATCCTGGCGCTGTGGGGCGTCCGCGTGCCCATGGCCTGGGCGCTCGAAGGCCGCTTCGGCGTCGATGCCGTCTGGTGGAGCTTCCCGGTCGGCAGCCTGGCGATGATCGCGATGTCGACCGCCTATTTCCTATGGGGACCTTGGCGCAAGGCGGGGCTGCTGGCTGAAGTCGCGGAGCGCTGA
- the ribB gene encoding 3,4-dihydroxy-2-butanone-4-phosphate synthase, producing the protein MSSSNDDISNAISPIEEIIEEARNGRPYILVDAEDRENEGDIIIPAQFATPEQVNFMARYARGLICLSITAERAKALRLPPMAVDNQSGHGTAFTVSIEAREGVTTGISAQDRAHTIAVAVDPSKGPDDIVSPGHVFPLVAKDGGVLVRAGHTEAAVDISRMAGLNPAGVICEIMKDDGSMARLPDLVAFAQLHGLKIGAIADLIAYRRRTERQVERVLERPFDSAYGGRFRMLVYRNVLDRTEHLVLAKGRIDPDRPTLVRMHRVDIAADMLGHVEKRRDYVPAALKAIADHDGAGVAVFIRDPNPAWLSERYGADDDNQSDHTLRDYGIGAQILLDMGVGELILLSSSQTVLPAAMGFGLKIVGRKELKDDQID; encoded by the coding sequence ATGAGCAGCAGCAACGACGACATCTCCAATGCGATTTCTCCGATTGAGGAGATCATTGAGGAGGCGCGCAACGGCCGGCCCTATATCCTGGTTGACGCTGAGGACCGGGAGAACGAGGGCGACATCATCATCCCCGCCCAGTTCGCCACGCCCGAGCAGGTCAACTTCATGGCCCGCTACGCCCGCGGCCTGATCTGCCTGTCGATCACGGCGGAACGCGCCAAGGCTTTGCGCCTGCCGCCCATGGCCGTCGACAACCAGTCCGGCCACGGCACAGCCTTCACCGTCTCCATCGAGGCCCGGGAAGGCGTCACCACCGGCATCTCCGCCCAGGACCGCGCCCACACCATCGCCGTCGCCGTCGATCCCTCCAAAGGCCCCGACGACATCGTCTCGCCGGGCCACGTCTTTCCCCTGGTCGCCAAGGACGGCGGCGTCCTCGTCCGCGCCGGACACACCGAAGCCGCCGTCGACATCTCGCGCATGGCCGGCCTCAACCCCGCCGGCGTCATCTGCGAGATCATGAAGGACGACGGCTCCATGGCCCGCCTGCCGGACCTCGTCGCCTTCGCCCAGCTGCACGGCCTCAAGATCGGCGCCATCGCCGACCTCATCGCCTACCGCCGCCGCACCGAGCGCCAGGTCGAGCGCGTGCTGGAACGCCCCTTCGACTCCGCCTACGGCGGCCGCTTCCGCATGCTCGTCTACCGCAACGTGCTCGACCGGACCGAGCACCTAGTCCTCGCCAAGGGCCGCATCGATCCAGACAGGCCCACCCTGGTGCGCATGCATCGCGTCGACATCGCCGCCGACATGCTCGGCCACGTCGAAAAGCGCCGCGACTACGTCCCCGCGGCCCTCAAGGCCATCGCCGACCACGACGGCGCAGGCGTCGCCGTCTTCATCCGCGATCCCAATCCCGCGTGGCTCTCCGAGCGATATGGCGCCGACGACGACAACCAGAGCGACCACACCTTGAGAGACTACGGCATCGGAGCCCAGATCCTCCTCGACATGGGCGTCGGCGAACTCATCCTCCTCAGCTCCTCACAGACCGTCCTCCCAGCCGCAATGGGCTTCGGACTCAAAATCGTCGGGCGAAAAGAACTGAAGGACGACCAGATCGACTGA
- a CDS encoding M10 family metallopeptidase C-terminal domain-containing protein — MTDLNAFEAFNGDQVAAATGPNGKPSFTVDQAADQIVRGEPGWSSALGVGFTVTYAFRATAPGEMPEDATGFTRFNSQQIAQAELSMLAWSDVANISFVRAGAGLSGESAYSDQASILFANYTNGVEGAVAFASYPGDTEATSDAGDVWVNAGFSYNYSPAVGNYGAMTMTHEIGHAIGLAHPADYDAEEDKNITYSEHATYYEDSRQYTVMSYFSASNTGADLGGVFSAAPLLHDIAAAQLEYGANMTTRTGDTVYGFNSTAERPWYGATSATTKLVFAIWDAGGRDTLDVSGYWQNQLIDLRPGAFSNIGGLVGNVAVAQGVQMENAKGGLGADRIWGADFGGEIYGGGGGDTIYGGAGTNYLRGDDGDDSIIGGAGFDDINGNKGQDIARGGLGNDWVVGGQGDDKLYGETGNDIVYGNMGDDSLEGGVGADTIRGGQHDDVLFGGDGNDWLAGDRGADTITGGEGADTFYFFTAAATDRVVDFNSAEGDRVQLDRGVSYTVRQEGADAVIDLGNGDQLILVGIVAAGSQDWIFVA, encoded by the coding sequence ATGACGGACTTGAACGCCTTCGAGGCCTTCAACGGCGACCAGGTTGCGGCCGCCACCGGGCCAAATGGCAAGCCGTCCTTCACCGTTGACCAAGCCGCCGACCAGATCGTCCGGGGCGAACCGGGGTGGTCATCGGCCCTGGGCGTCGGCTTCACCGTAACCTACGCCTTCCGCGCCACTGCGCCGGGCGAGATGCCTGAGGACGCAACCGGCTTCACCCGCTTCAACAGCCAGCAGATCGCCCAGGCTGAGCTATCGATGCTGGCCTGGTCGGATGTGGCGAACATCAGCTTCGTCCGCGCCGGCGCCGGGCTGTCGGGCGAGAGCGCCTACTCCGACCAGGCCTCCATCCTGTTCGCCAACTATACGAACGGCGTCGAAGGCGCCGTGGCCTTCGCCTCCTACCCAGGCGACACGGAGGCGACGAGCGACGCCGGCGACGTCTGGGTGAACGCCGGCTTCAGCTACAACTACAGCCCAGCCGTGGGAAATTACGGCGCCATGACGATGACCCACGAGATCGGTCACGCCATCGGCCTGGCGCATCCCGCGGACTACGACGCCGAGGAAGACAAAAACATCACCTACAGCGAGCACGCGACCTATTACGAGGATAGCCGCCAGTACACGGTGATGAGCTACTTCAGCGCCAGCAACACCGGCGCCGACCTGGGCGGAGTCTTCAGCGCCGCTCCGCTGCTCCACGACATCGCCGCCGCCCAATTGGAGTACGGCGCGAACATGACCACGCGCACCGGCGACACGGTCTACGGCTTCAACTCGACCGCCGAACGGCCCTGGTACGGCGCGACCTCGGCCACCACCAAGCTGGTGTTCGCCATATGGGACGCCGGCGGCCGCGACACCCTGGACGTCTCCGGCTACTGGCAAAACCAACTGATCGACCTCAGGCCCGGCGCCTTCTCCAACATCGGCGGCCTCGTGGGCAACGTCGCCGTCGCCCAGGGCGTGCAGATGGAGAACGCCAAGGGCGGCCTGGGCGCAGACCGCATCTGGGGCGCCGACTTCGGCGGCGAGATCTACGGCGGCGGCGGCGGCGACACGATCTATGGCGGCGCGGGGACCAACTATTTGCGCGGCGACGACGGCGATGACTCCATCATTGGCGGCGCGGGCTTCGATGACATCAACGGCAACAAGGGCCAGGACATCGCCCGCGGCGGCCTTGGCAATGACTGGGTTGTCGGCGGGCAGGGCGACGACAAGCTCTACGGCGAGACCGGAAACGACATCGTCTACGGCAACATGGGCGACGACAGCCTGGAAGGCGGCGTCGGGGCCGACACCATCCGCGGCGGCCAGCACGACGACGTGCTGTTCGGCGGCGACGGGAACGACTGGCTGGCCGGGGATCGCGGCGCAGACACCATCACCGGCGGTGAAGGCGCCGACACGTTCTACTTCTTCACCGCCGCGGCGACGGATCGCGTGGTCGACTTCAATTCCGCCGAGGGTGATCGCGTCCAGCTTGATCGGGGCGTCAGCTACACCGTTCGACAGGAGGGTGCGGACGCCGTCATCGACCTGGGGAATGGCGACCAGTTGATCCTGGTCGGCATCGTCGCCGCCGGATCCCAGGATTGGATTTTCGTGGCCTAA
- a CDS encoding DUF1013 domain-containing protein, with translation MTDILMPKATAVWLVDNTSLTFEQIADFCGLHPLEVKGIADGEVARDIRGADPIANGQLSREELDKAQANAAFRMTQQKSRHAELLKPVKKAPRYTPVSRRQDRPDAIAWFVRNHPEVTDAQISRLLGTTKATIDQVRNRTHWNSANIKPVDPVTLGLTSQLELDALVRKAADKKTKDDARRGVEEPDGATLKPASESDMAGAASEDAEG, from the coding sequence ATGACCGACATCTTGATGCCCAAGGCGACCGCCGTCTGGCTCGTCGACAACACCTCGCTGACCTTCGAACAGATCGCCGACTTCTGCGGCCTGCACCCGCTTGAGGTGAAGGGCATCGCCGACGGCGAGGTGGCGCGCGACATCCGGGGCGCCGACCCCATCGCCAATGGACAGCTTTCGCGCGAAGAACTTGACAAGGCCCAGGCAAACGCCGCTTTCCGCATGACCCAGCAGAAGAGCCGTCACGCCGAGTTGCTGAAGCCGGTGAAAAAGGCGCCGCGCTACACGCCGGTGTCGCGCCGCCAGGACCGGCCCGACGCCATCGCCTGGTTTGTCCGCAACCACCCGGAAGTCACCGACGCTCAAATCTCGCGCCTGCTGGGCACCACCAAGGCGACGATCGACCAGGTCCGCAACCGCACGCATTGGAACTCGGCCAATATCAAGCCGGTCGACCCGGTGACGCTGGGCCTCACCTCTCAGCTTGAGCTGGACGCCCTGGTGCGTAAGGCCGCCGACAAGAAGACCAAGGACGACGCGCGGCGCGGCGTCGAGGAACCGGACGGCGCGACCCTGAAGCCCGCCTCTGAATCCGATATGGCGGGCGCGGCGTCAGAAGACGCCGAAGGTTGA
- a CDS encoding YdcH family protein, whose protein sequence is MAVESRIRELGSRHHSIDEAIRDELSRPSSDGARLTELKRRKLRLKEEMEALRSRTH, encoded by the coding sequence ATGGCGGTTGAAAGCCGGATCCGTGAACTCGGGTCGCGTCACCACTCCATCGACGAAGCCATCCGCGACGAACTCAGTCGTCCGTCCAGCGACGGCGCCAGACTGACAGAGCTCAAGCGCCGCAAGCTCCGCCTCAAGGAGGAGATGGAGGCGCTCCGAAGCCGGACCCACTAG
- a CDS encoding UbiX family flavin prenyltransferase, giving the protein MSETAIERSSNGRNRLVVGITGASGVIYGLRVLDACRALGVETHLVMSRAAALTLAQETDLTLAQTHERADVVYKPADIGAAPASGSFRTLGMIIAPCSVRTMGEIATGVTASLISRAADVTLKERRRLVLMVRETPLHLGHLRTMASLAEMGAVIAPPVPAFYARPQSLEEMVDQSVGRALDLFGLDWSAVRRWGRDVGPSAPQD; this is encoded by the coding sequence ATGAGCGAGACTGCGATTGAGCGCTCGTCCAACGGGCGAAATCGCCTGGTGGTTGGGATCACCGGGGCCTCTGGCGTCATCTACGGCCTGCGGGTGCTGGACGCATGCCGCGCGCTGGGCGTCGAGACCCACCTGGTGATGAGCCGGGCCGCGGCCCTGACGCTGGCGCAGGAAACTGATCTGACGCTCGCCCAGACGCACGAGCGGGCCGACGTCGTCTACAAGCCCGCCGATATCGGCGCGGCGCCGGCCTCCGGCTCCTTCCGCACGCTTGGCATGATCATCGCGCCATGTTCGGTGCGCACCATGGGCGAGATCGCCACCGGGGTGACCGCCTCCCTGATCAGCCGCGCCGCCGACGTGACCCTGAAGGAGCGCCGCCGCCTGGTGCTGATGGTCCGCGAGACACCTCTGCATCTGGGTCACCTCAGGACCATGGCAAGCCTGGCCGAAATGGGCGCCGTGATCGCCCCGCCGGTCCCGGCCTTCTACGCCCGCCCGCAGTCCCTGGAGGAAATGGTTGACCAGTCCGTGGGCCGCGCCCTTGATCTCTTCGGTCTCGATTGGAGCGCCGTACGCCGCTGGGGCCGCGACGTCGGCCCGTCGGCTCCGCAGGACTGA